From a single Agrobacterium tumefaciens genomic region:
- a CDS encoding ABC transporter ATP-binding protein — MTPQSLELSGIGKGFGADDVLKEIDLSIRPGEFLSLVGMSGCGKSTLLRIIAGLETPDRGSVSIGGQDVTEIDPSDRNLAMVFQSYALYPHMNVRQNIATPLRMRRLPFAARLPLIGRMMAPAETLRDIDAAVEQAAETLQIAHLLDRKPAQLSGGQRQRVALARALVRSPAAFLMDEPLSNLDAKLRAHMREELAGLHRRLGATFIYVTHDQIEAMTMSDRLALMSEGRIEQLGTPDELYRKPATLTVARFIGTPSINLLPVEIDTLGKITAFGRDLGIDTAVRDAGPATLGLRAEDLRPGAEGFAVRVVRSETHGADRFVSCRLLSDETVAITLRQGAGEALEADAHGVLNLGFTPESAHLFAADGLRRKTTVRERVPA, encoded by the coding sequence ATGACGCCACAATCACTTGAGCTTTCAGGAATCGGCAAAGGCTTCGGGGCTGACGATGTTCTGAAAGAGATCGATCTCTCCATCCGTCCCGGGGAATTTTTGTCCCTCGTCGGCATGTCTGGCTGCGGCAAGTCCACGCTGCTGCGCATCATTGCCGGGCTGGAGACGCCGGATCGCGGTTCGGTATCGATCGGCGGGCAGGACGTGACGGAGATTGATCCGAGCGACCGCAATCTGGCGATGGTTTTTCAGTCCTACGCGCTTTACCCCCATATGAATGTCCGCCAGAACATCGCGACGCCGCTGCGTATGCGGCGTTTGCCGTTTGCCGCGCGTCTGCCGCTGATCGGACGCATGATGGCGCCGGCCGAAACATTGCGCGATATCGACGCCGCCGTCGAACAGGCGGCCGAGACCCTGCAGATCGCGCATCTGCTGGACCGCAAACCGGCGCAGCTTTCCGGTGGTCAGCGCCAGCGTGTTGCGCTCGCCCGGGCGCTGGTGCGCTCGCCTGCCGCATTCCTGATGGACGAGCCGCTTTCCAACCTTGATGCCAAGCTTCGCGCCCATATGCGCGAGGAGCTGGCCGGGCTGCATCGGCGGCTGGGTGCAACCTTCATCTACGTCACCCACGACCAGATCGAAGCCATGACCATGTCCGACCGCCTCGCCTTGATGTCGGAAGGCCGGATCGAGCAGCTCGGTACGCCGGATGAGCTTTACCGGAAGCCTGCAACGCTGACCGTCGCTCGCTTTATCGGCACGCCGTCGATCAATCTGCTGCCGGTCGAAATCGATACGCTCGGCAAGATCACCGCTTTCGGTCGTGATCTGGGCATCGACACGGCAGTTCGCGACGCTGGCCCCGCGACCCTCGGTCTGCGCGCCGAAGATCTGCGTCCGGGTGCCGAAGGTTTTGCCGTGCGCGTGGTCCGCAGCGAAACCCACGGGGCGGATCGCTTCGTCAGCTGCCGTCTTCTCAGCGACGAGACGGTCGCCATCACCCTGCGTCAGGGTGCGGGCGAGGCACTGGAGGCCGATGCGCATGGCGTGCTGAACCTCGGTTTTACCCCGGAAAGCGCTCATCTTTTTGCCGCCGATGGCCTGCGCCGCAAGACGACGGTGCGTGAACGGGTGCCGGCATGA
- a CDS encoding carbohydrate ABC transporter permease — protein MTVVDASMTARAKSRPRLSKADRRMIWRGLMFAAPASLLLLAIYVVPMLVLAGFSVTDYQLGALSTRFVGLGNFVKAFQDPVFLRALTNTAIYAVIVIPFGVFLALGVALLVYNRKRSRAFWEVAYFLPVTATLVAMATVWQFLLHPSLGPVNAAIKWLGFEPVAFLSNPVLLIPTMALIGIWQVLGFNVVLFLAGLTAISKDLHEAARLDGAKNPIDRFLTVTWPMLGPTTMFVVVTTSISAFKVFETVAVLTKGRFGSETLLFDLYLEGFEYSNTGYAAALTIIFLAIVLVLSIGQTLHMDRKVHY, from the coding sequence ATGACGGTTGTTGATGCTTCCATGACCGCGCGTGCCAAATCCCGTCCACGCCTGTCCAAGGCGGACCGGCGGATGATCTGGCGCGGCCTGATGTTTGCCGCCCCTGCAAGCCTGCTGCTTCTAGCCATCTATGTTGTTCCGATGCTGGTTCTCGCCGGGTTTTCCGTCACGGATTACCAGCTCGGCGCGCTCTCCACGCGCTTCGTCGGCCTCGGCAACTTCGTAAAAGCATTTCAGGACCCGGTTTTCCTGCGTGCGTTGACGAATACCGCCATCTACGCGGTCATCGTCATCCCCTTCGGCGTGTTTCTGGCGCTTGGCGTGGCCCTGCTCGTCTATAATCGCAAGCGCAGCCGTGCCTTCTGGGAAGTCGCCTATTTTCTTCCCGTCACCGCAACCCTCGTCGCCATGGCGACCGTGTGGCAATTCCTGCTGCACCCTTCGCTCGGCCCGGTGAATGCCGCGATCAAATGGCTGGGTTTCGAACCCGTCGCCTTCCTTTCCAATCCCGTCCTCCTCATTCCCACCATGGCGCTGATCGGCATCTGGCAGGTTCTGGGCTTCAACGTGGTGCTGTTCCTTGCCGGCCTTACCGCCATTTCGAAGGATCTGCATGAGGCGGCGCGGCTAGACGGTGCAAAGAACCCCATAGACCGGTTCCTGACGGTGACATGGCCAATGCTTGGGCCGACGACCATGTTCGTGGTGGTCACCACCTCCATCTCGGCCTTCAAGGTATTCGAGACGGTCGCCGTGCTGACCAAGGGCCGCTTCGGTTCGGAAACCCTGCTGTTCGATCTTTATCTTGAGGGTTTCGAATATTCCAACACCGGTTATGCGGCGGCGCTGACCATTATCTTCCTCGCAATCGTGCTGGTCCTGTCGATAGGCCAGACGCTGCATATGGACCGGAAGGTGCATTACTGA
- a CDS encoding ABC transporter substrate-binding protein: MKLNRRAVVSGLALGMAFAGLAQPALANEITLNVLYNLPGFTKFHQPLADEFMKKNPDVKINFLAPAAGYNEGQQQVLRSAVTGNLPDVYFSGYNLTAELVHTLAPRNQITDLGPFIQAEGGQAFLDKNYSPKMAALGQIDGKQYGLPVNASSPIIYINADLVTKAGGDPDKMPTTFPELIALAKKIKALDAKFAGMSYDINGWPDDWLWQALVFEQGGKLVDEKTKTVAFDNEIGLNALKMARQFVTEGGQNLLDWDQSRQQFGAGLTGFIFSTPAHVQTIQGLVGDRFKLKTATFPLDNKEKGGVPTGGNSAVILTQEKAKQDAAWKYLKWITGPEAQNTIVRITGYLPTNKLATGPDFLAPYYVENPNVKTASLQADRSLPWAGYPGGDSVRIWRTQRDIIGTVMRGEVTPEAGLKQVVEQTNALLK, from the coding sequence ATGAAACTCAACCGACGCGCTGTGGTGAGCGGTCTGGCACTCGGCATGGCTTTTGCAGGCCTTGCACAGCCGGCTCTGGCCAATGAAATCACGCTGAACGTTCTCTACAACCTGCCGGGCTTCACCAAGTTCCATCAGCCGTTGGCCGATGAATTCATGAAGAAGAACCCGGATGTGAAGATCAACTTCCTTGCCCCGGCCGCCGGTTACAACGAAGGCCAGCAGCAGGTTCTGCGCTCTGCCGTCACTGGCAATCTGCCCGATGTTTATTTCTCGGGTTACAACCTGACGGCGGAACTGGTGCACACGCTCGCACCGCGCAACCAGATCACCGATCTCGGCCCGTTCATCCAGGCTGAAGGCGGTCAGGCCTTCCTCGACAAGAACTACAGCCCGAAGATGGCCGCTCTCGGCCAGATCGACGGCAAGCAATACGGCCTGCCGGTCAACGCGTCTTCGCCGATCATCTACATCAACGCCGACCTCGTCACCAAGGCTGGCGGCGACCCGGACAAGATGCCGACGACCTTCCCGGAACTCATCGCTCTCGCCAAGAAGATCAAGGCTCTCGATGCCAAGTTTGCCGGCATGAGCTACGACATCAACGGCTGGCCGGATGACTGGTTGTGGCAGGCGCTGGTCTTCGAACAGGGTGGTAAGCTCGTTGACGAAAAGACCAAGACCGTTGCCTTCGACAATGAGATCGGTCTCAACGCCCTGAAGATGGCCCGCCAGTTCGTCACCGAAGGTGGCCAGAACCTGCTCGACTGGGACCAGTCGCGCCAGCAGTTCGGTGCAGGCCTCACCGGCTTCATCTTCTCGACCCCGGCCCATGTTCAGACGATCCAGGGTCTGGTTGGCGACCGCTTCAAGCTGAAGACGGCGACCTTCCCGCTCGACAACAAGGAAAAGGGCGGCGTGCCGACCGGCGGCAACTCTGCCGTTATCCTGACGCAGGAAAAAGCCAAGCAGGATGCTGCCTGGAAATACCTGAAGTGGATCACCGGTCCGGAAGCGCAGAACACCATCGTTCGCATCACCGGTTACCTGCCGACCAACAAGCTGGCAACCGGTCCGGACTTCCTCGCTCCCTATTATGTCGAGAACCCGAATGTGAAGACCGCTTCGCTGCAGGCCGACCGTTCGCTGCCTTGGGCCGGTTATCCGGGTGGTGATTCCGTCCGCATCTGGCGCACACAGCGCGACATCATCGGCACCGTCATGCGCGGTGAGGTGACGCCGGAAGCCGGTCTCAAGCAAGTTGTCGAACAGACCAACGCCCTGCTGAAATAA
- a CDS encoding sensor histidine kinase — protein MPGLTAGLSGRLLLLTVIFVMIAEVLIFVPSVANMRLSWLRDRLNTAAAAGAVIDGLQAELPRSVQNDTLMATGAKLIALRKDGTSRLLAVAETPPGVDEQYDLSDVSQLAAVRDAFSTLLFGGNRIIRVFDVVGDSDTIIELVLGENKLRAAMLAYARNVFLISIVLSLITAGLIFISINRIMIRPIRRLTLGMQHFSEDPGNPERIFVPEEGTDELAVAGRHLADMQTELQKTLRQQKNLVDLGLAVSKINHDMRNILSSAQLMSDRLVDAKDPMVRSFAPKLLRTIDRAVAYTGEVLAYGQATEGAPKRKTVHLSLLVRDVRDILALEPESGIEFHDSVPSDLTVDADAEQLFRVIHNLCRNAVQALQSDATNTVPRHLSIAAQRAGSVVSIVIDDNGPGMPRKAKENLFSAFRGSARSGGTGLGLVIARELVLAHGGTIALVEKPGPGTQFRIEITDRAATVQAARTA, from the coding sequence ATGCCGGGATTGACCGCTGGTCTTTCGGGGCGCCTGCTGTTGCTCACGGTCATTTTCGTGATGATCGCCGAAGTACTGATCTTTGTGCCTTCCGTCGCCAATATGCGTCTGTCATGGCTGCGTGACCGCCTGAACACGGCGGCTGCCGCCGGCGCGGTGATTGACGGCTTGCAGGCTGAATTGCCACGAAGCGTGCAGAACGACACGCTGATGGCAACCGGGGCAAAGCTTATTGCGCTGCGCAAGGACGGCACGTCGCGCCTGCTCGCGGTGGCGGAAACGCCACCCGGGGTGGACGAGCAATATGATCTTTCCGATGTTTCACAGCTGGCGGCGGTTCGGGATGCGTTTTCCACATTGCTGTTCGGCGGCAACCGCATCATCCGCGTTTTCGATGTCGTCGGCGACAGTGACACCATCATCGAGCTGGTGCTCGGCGAAAACAAGCTGCGGGCAGCCATGCTCGCTTATGCGCGCAATGTGTTCCTGATCTCTATCGTCCTGTCACTCATCACCGCCGGCCTCATCTTTATCTCCATCAACCGCATCATGATCCGGCCCATACGCCGGTTGACGCTTGGCATGCAGCATTTCTCGGAAGATCCCGGCAATCCGGAGCGCATCTTCGTGCCCGAGGAAGGGACCGATGAACTGGCGGTTGCGGGGCGTCACCTCGCCGACATGCAGACGGAACTGCAAAAAACGCTCAGGCAACAGAAGAACCTCGTTGATCTCGGCCTCGCCGTTTCGAAGATCAACCACGACATGCGCAACATCCTCTCATCCGCGCAGCTCATGTCGGACCGGCTGGTGGATGCCAAGGATCCGATGGTCCGCAGTTTCGCTCCGAAACTGCTGCGCACCATCGACCGCGCCGTGGCCTATACGGGTGAAGTTCTGGCCTATGGGCAGGCAACGGAGGGCGCCCCAAAACGCAAGACGGTCCATTTAAGCCTTCTGGTTCGGGATGTGCGCGATATTCTGGCGCTTGAGCCGGAAAGCGGCATCGAGTTTCATGACAGCGTGCCCAGCGATCTGACCGTTGACGCGGATGCCGAGCAGCTGTTCCGGGTGATCCACAATCTCTGTCGCAACGCCGTTCAGGCCCTGCAATCGGATGCGACAAATACCGTGCCGCGACATCTGTCCATTGCTGCTCAAAGGGCCGGCAGCGTCGTCAGCATCGTCATCGACGACAACGGGCCGGGAATGCCGCGTAAAGCAAAGGAGAACCTGTTTTCCGCTTTCCGCGGATCGGCCCGCTCCGGCGGCACGGGCCTCGGCCTCGTCATCGCCCGCGAACTGGTGCTTGCCCATGGCGGCACCATAGCACTTGTCGAGAAGCCCGGCCCAGGCACGCAGTTCCGCATTGAGATCACTGACCGCGCCGCCACTGTGCAGGCGGCCAGAACCGCCTGA
- a CDS encoding carbohydrate ABC transporter permease yields the protein MGALRKYFPHLVLALGAFVMLLPFYWMMLTSIRSPAEIFNVSLWPIPEKFDAVENYARAAGQVPMARFMLNGVIVCVGILIVQVLTSVPAAYALAKLRFPGRKLLLGLVIAALCVPIQALALPLFVGLAKTQLLNTYFAMMMPFFLSVFAIFLFNQSFRSYPDEIIEAARMDGFSEMEICWGLVLRGSLPSLAAFSVFSLVAHWNDLYWPMIVVSDTNLAPPPLGMMFFADVESGANYGALMAGATLITAPMVLCFLLARRHFIAGITMTGVK from the coding sequence ATGGGCGCTCTCCGCAAATATTTCCCGCATCTGGTCCTGGCGCTCGGCGCATTCGTGATGCTCCTGCCGTTTTACTGGATGATGCTGACGTCGATCCGCTCACCGGCGGAAATATTCAACGTCTCGCTCTGGCCGATCCCGGAAAAATTCGACGCGGTGGAAAACTATGCCCGGGCTGCGGGACAGGTGCCGATGGCGCGCTTCATGCTGAACGGCGTCATCGTCTGCGTCGGCATCCTCATTGTTCAGGTGCTGACCTCGGTTCCGGCGGCCTATGCACTGGCGAAGCTCAGGTTTCCGGGCCGCAAGCTGCTCCTGGGTCTCGTCATCGCGGCGCTCTGCGTGCCCATTCAGGCGCTGGCGCTGCCGCTTTTCGTCGGGCTGGCGAAAACGCAGCTCCTCAACACCTATTTCGCAATGATGATGCCGTTCTTCCTCTCGGTCTTCGCAATCTTCCTGTTCAACCAGTCCTTCCGCAGCTACCCGGATGAAATCATCGAGGCGGCACGCATGGATGGTTTTTCGGAAATGGAAATTTGCTGGGGGCTCGTCCTGCGCGGCTCGCTGCCTTCGCTCGCCGCTTTCTCGGTCTTCTCGCTCGTCGCCCACTGGAACGACCTTTATTGGCCGATGATCGTGGTTTCCGACACCAATCTCGCCCCGCCGCCGCTCGGCATGATGTTCTTTGCCGACGTCGAATCCGGCGCCAATTACGGTGCGCTTATGGCGGGCGCCACACTGATTACCGCGCCGATGGTGCTGTGCTTCCTCCTCGCACGGCGGCACTTCATCGCCGGTATTACCATGACCGGCGTCAAGTGA